The following proteins are encoded in a genomic region of Roseinatronobacter sp. S2:
- a CDS encoding SCP2 sterol-binding domain-containing protein, whose translation MSDILTHAIAALTEKLGEGFEGSAKFQIEGEGSIVVDESGVREGDDDTDVTMIASAETFQGIIEGDVNPTMAFMSGKLKIEGNMGMAMKLGAALS comes from the coding sequence ATGAGCGATATCCTGACCCACGCAATTGCAGCACTCACAGAAAAACTTGGGGAGGGGTTTGAAGGCAGCGCAAAATTCCAGATCGAGGGCGAAGGCTCCATCGTGGTCGACGAATCAGGCGTGCGTGAAGGCGATGACGACACCGATGTGACCATGATTGCCAGCGCGGAGACATTTCAGGGCATTATCGAAGGGGACGTAAACCCCACCATGGCCTTCATGTCCGGCAAACTGAAGATCGAAGGAAATATGGGCATGGCGATGAAACTGGGCGCGGCCCTTAGCTAA
- a CDS encoding CarD family transcriptional regulator, translated as MSKAKKSEFRPNEYVVYPAHGVGQIVSIEEQEIAGLKLELFVISFEKEKMTLRVPTNKAATVGMRSLSSPEIVDKALATLKGKARVKRAMWSRRAQEYEQKINSGDLLAIAEVVRDLHRNDDQREQSYSERQLYEAALERLTREVAAVAGGDEAIAQKQVSDVLVSRAA; from the coding sequence ATGTCCAAAGCCAAAAAGTCCGAGTTTCGCCCGAATGAATATGTGGTCTATCCCGCCCATGGGGTTGGCCAGATCGTTTCGATTGAGGAACAGGAAATTGCCGGTCTGAAACTGGAACTTTTCGTCATTTCCTTCGAGAAGGAAAAAATGACGTTGCGCGTGCCAACCAACAAGGCCGCGACTGTGGGCATGCGCTCGCTTTCGTCGCCGGAAATTGTGGACAAGGCACTTGCAACGCTGAAGGGCAAGGCCCGCGTGAAACGTGCCATGTGGTCACGCCGCGCGCAGGAATATGAACAGAAGATCAATTCCGGCGATCTGCTGGCCATTGCAGAAGTGGTGCGCGACCTGCACCGCAATGACGACCAGCGCGAACAATCCTATTCCGAGCGGCAGTTGTATGAAGCCGCGCTGGAACGTCTGACCCGCGAAGTCGCTGCCGTGGCCGGTGGGGATGAAGCGATTGCGCAAAAGCAGGTCAGCGATGTTCTGGTGTCGCGCGCTGCGTGA
- a CDS encoding helicase-related protein, whose amino-acid sequence MNIRANARTVAVLGPTNTGKTHYAIERMLAHRTGVIGLPLRLLAREVYDRILALRGPDCVALVTGEERIVPDRTQYWVCTVEAMPIEIGADFVAVDEIQLCADPDRGHVFTDRLLHARGLHETLFMGSDTMRSAIAALVPGVQFQRRERLSQLTYSGSRKISRMPPRSAIVGFSVENVYAIAELIRRQKGGCAVVMGALSPRTRNAQVALYQNGDVDFLVATDAIGMGLNLDIKHVAFSATHKFDGHRMRPLNPDELAQIAGRAGRYQTSGSFGVTGEARPLADEVISAIENHEFLPVRKLQWRNGRLEFGTIARLIASLEHQTQNEWLTRARDADDLTALKTLVAQPETLDRLTSPRDVRLLWDVCRIPDFRGISAAEHAGLLARVFEFLQGSGRIAPDWLARNIQRIDRTDGDIDALSRRLAYIRTWTYITQRKGWVDDEKHWRAASRAVEDRLSDALHDRLTQRFVDRRTSVLMRRLKQKESLVADVNDKGEVTVEGELIGRLEGFRFRQDKTDSPDEAKTLRQASISALVPLFHLRADKFYNAPDTEFDFTEQGGLMWGDTAVGKLVKGDDPMRPQITAFVDDEAGHDVAEKVRRRLQHFMDRKIAALFEPLLNMSRDETLSGLARGVAFQLVEAMGVIPREQIAQDIKALDQDARGMLRKHGVRFGQYTVFLPLLLKPAPTRLRLVLKSLAEGLDEFPESPPAGLVTIPHLSEIPSAHYSMSGYRPAGARAIRIDMLERLADLLRGCDSRAGFEATPDMLSITGTTLEQFADMMQGLGYAAEKGERPKVKAEPVPSPVDSAADTAGVPAEEDTTASAPADSAAADADSSDAPAAADADTPAPEPKGAEKPEDQIELFYTFTWAPRPRRDARPARKPQQADARGDQRKGQGQKPKTGKPKGKKPENKPRDYSAGPRKSDRIDPDNPFAAALMGLKTKS is encoded by the coding sequence ATGAATATTCGCGCAAATGCGCGCACGGTTGCCGTGCTTGGCCCCACCAACACCGGCAAGACCCATTACGCCATCGAACGTATGCTTGCGCACAGAACGGGGGTCATCGGCCTGCCGCTGCGCCTGCTGGCGAGAGAGGTGTATGATCGCATTCTGGCCCTGCGCGGCCCCGATTGCGTGGCGCTGGTGACGGGAGAGGAGCGTATCGTTCCCGACCGCACCCAGTACTGGGTCTGCACTGTCGAGGCGATGCCAATCGAGATTGGCGCCGATTTTGTTGCCGTGGATGAAATCCAGTTATGTGCGGACCCTGATCGCGGGCATGTGTTTACCGACCGTTTGCTGCATGCGCGGGGCTTGCATGAAACATTGTTCATGGGGTCGGACACAATGCGTTCGGCGATTGCAGCACTGGTGCCGGGCGTGCAGTTCCAACGGCGTGAACGGCTGTCGCAACTGACCTATTCGGGGTCCAGAAAAATCAGCCGGATGCCGCCGCGCAGTGCTATCGTGGGCTTCAGTGTCGAGAATGTCTATGCCATTGCCGAGCTGATTCGCCGCCAGAAGGGCGGTTGTGCGGTTGTCATGGGGGCATTGTCGCCGCGCACCCGCAACGCACAGGTTGCGCTGTATCAAAATGGCGATGTCGATTTTCTGGTGGCAACCGATGCGATTGGCATGGGGCTGAATCTGGACATCAAGCATGTGGCGTTTTCGGCCACGCATAAATTCGACGGCCACCGCATGCGCCCCCTGAACCCTGATGAGCTGGCGCAGATTGCCGGTCGCGCGGGGCGCTACCAGACAAGCGGCAGTTTTGGCGTGACCGGCGAGGCACGGCCTTTGGCCGACGAGGTGATTTCCGCAATCGAGAATCATGAATTCCTGCCCGTGCGCAAATTACAATGGCGCAACGGGCGGCTGGAATTCGGCACGATTGCACGGCTTATCGCGTCGCTGGAGCACCAGACGCAGAATGAATGGCTGACCCGTGCGCGCGATGCGGACGATCTGACCGCGTTGAAAACCCTTGTTGCGCAACCCGAAACGCTGGACCGGCTGACCAGCCCGCGCGATGTGCGTTTGCTGTGGGATGTGTGCCGCATACCGGACTTTCGCGGCATTTCAGCGGCGGAACATGCAGGGCTTCTGGCGCGCGTGTTCGAGTTTTTGCAAGGCAGCGGGCGGATCGCCCCGGACTGGCTGGCGCGCAACATCCAGCGCATTGACCGCACCGATGGTGACATTGATGCATTGTCGCGCCGATTGGCGTATATCCGCACATGGACATATATTACACAGCGCAAGGGTTGGGTTGATGACGAAAAGCATTGGCGCGCCGCCTCGCGCGCTGTAGAAGACCGCTTGTCGGATGCATTGCATGACCGGCTGACGCAGCGATTTGTTGACCGGCGCACCTCGGTGTTGATGCGGCGGTTGAAGCAGAAGGAGAGCCTTGTGGCTGACGTGAACGACAAGGGCGAAGTGACTGTTGAAGGTGAACTGATCGGACGGCTGGAAGGCTTCCGTTTCCGGCAGGACAAGACCGACAGCCCGGATGAAGCAAAGACATTGCGTCAGGCGTCGATTTCCGCGCTGGTGCCGTTATTCCATCTGCGGGCCGACAAATTCTACAACGCCCCCGATACCGAATTCGACTTCACCGAACAGGGTGGGTTGATGTGGGGCGACACGGCGGTCGGCAAGCTGGTCAAGGGCGATGACCCCATGCGCCCGCAGATCACGGCCTTTGTCGATGATGAGGCGGGCCATGACGTGGCCGAAAAAGTGCGCCGCCGTTTGCAGCATTTCATGGATCGCAAGATTGCCGCGTTGTTTGAACCGCTTTTGAACATGTCACGCGATGAAACCCTGTCGGGGCTGGCGCGCGGTGTGGCGTTCCAACTGGTCGAGGCGATGGGTGTGATCCCGCGTGAACAGATCGCGCAGGACATCAAGGCGCTGGATCAGGATGCGCGCGGCATGTTGCGCAAGCATGGTGTGCGTTTCGGGCAATACACGGTTTTCCTGCCGCTGCTGCTGAAACCCGCGCCCACGCGGCTGCGTCTGGTGCTGAAATCCCTTGCCGAAGGGCTGGATGAATTCCCCGAAAGCCCGCCAGCGGGTCTGGTGACAATCCCGCATCTGTCGGAAATACCATCGGCACATTACAGTATGTCAGGCTACCGCCCTGCCGGTGCGCGCGCGATTCGCATTGATATGCTGGAACGGCTGGCCGATTTGTTGCGCGGCTGTGACAGCCGCGCAGGGTTCGAGGCAACGCCGGACATGCTGTCGATTACCGGCACCACGCTGGAACAGTTCGCCGACATGATGCAGGGGTTGGGCTATGCCGCTGAAAAGGGTGAACGCCCCAAGGTGAAGGCCGAACCTGTGCCGTCGCCGGTTGACAGCGCCGCAGATACTGCGGGCGTGCCCGCCGAAGAAGATACCACCGCCAGCGCGCCCGCGGATTCTGCTGCTGCGGATGCCGACAGCAGTGATGCGCCCGCCGCCGCAGATGCAGATACCCCTGCGCCCGAGCCGAAAGGCGCTGAGAAGCCCGAAGACCAGATCGAGCTGTTCTATACCTTCACCTGGGCACCCCGCCCCCGCCGCGACGCGCGCCCTGCACGCAAACCACAGCAGGCGGACGCGCGCGGTGATCAGCGCAAAGGGCAGGGGCAAAAGCCGAAAACCGGCAAGCCCAAGGGCAAGAAGCCCGAAAACAAACCCCGCGACTACAGTGCAGGCCCGCGCAAATCCGACCGTATTGACCCCGACAACCCCTTTGCAGCCGCACTTATGGGGCTGAAAACCAAGTCTTAA
- the fdxA gene encoding ferredoxin FdxA, whose protein sequence is MTYVVIDNCIACKYTDCVEVCPVDCFYEGENMLVIHPDECIDCGVCEPECPADAIRPDTEPDMEDWVEFNRKYSEMWPVIITKKDPLPDAADRDGEPDKRDKYFSEKPGEGG, encoded by the coding sequence ATGACATATGTGGTGATCGACAACTGCATTGCGTGCAAATACACCGATTGCGTGGAAGTTTGCCCTGTCGATTGCTTCTATGAGGGCGAGAATATGCTCGTTATTCATCCGGATGAATGTATCGATTGCGGTGTTTGTGAACCGGAATGCCCCGCAGATGCCATTCGGCCCGACACCGAACCCGACATGGAAGACTGGGTCGAGTTCAACCGCAAGTATTCGGAAATGTGGCCGGTGATCATCACGAAGAAAGACCCGCTGCCTGATGCGGCGGATCGGGATGGTGAACCCGACAAGCGCGACAAATATTTCTCCGAGAAGCCCGGCGAGGGTGGCTGA
- a CDS encoding RluA family pseudouridine synthase has protein sequence MSDMVYAPPPDTPVILHQDEDVVFVDKPAGLLSVPGRGPDKSDCMIARLARIYPEILLVHRLDQDTSGVMVFARTAAAQRHLGQQFETRKTRKYYIARVAGHVGETEGHVDLPLIVDWPNRPLQKVCHETGRPAQTDWKLIRHEQGASRLRLMPVTGRSHQLRVHMLAIGHVILGDTLYATGDALDHPRLMLHAQSLRLKHPATGHSMTITAPVPF, from the coding sequence ATGTCTGACATGGTTTATGCCCCACCCCCCGATACGCCTGTAATCCTGCATCAAGATGAGGATGTGGTTTTTGTAGACAAACCTGCGGGCCTGTTGTCGGTGCCGGGTCGCGGCCCGGACAAGAGTGATTGCATGATTGCCCGTCTGGCGCGGATTTATCCTGAGATCCTGCTGGTGCACAGGCTGGATCAGGACACGTCTGGTGTGATGGTTTTCGCGCGCACCGCAGCCGCACAGCGCCATCTGGGGCAGCAGTTCGAAACCCGAAAGACACGCAAGTATTATATCGCGCGGGTCGCAGGCCACGTTGGCGAAACCGAAGGGCATGTGGACCTGCCGTTGATCGTGGACTGGCCCAACCGTCCGCTGCAAAAAGTCTGCCATGAAACCGGACGCCCCGCCCAGACGGACTGGAAACTTATCCGCCATGAACAGGGGGCGTCCCGTTTGCGCCTGATGCCGGTGACCGGTCGCAGCCATCAGTTGCGCGTTCATATGCTGGCCATAGGGCATGTTATTCTGGGCGATACGCTTTATGCGACGGGGGATGCGCTGGACCATCCGCGACTGATGCTGCATGCGCAATCCCTGCGGCTGAAGCACCCTGCGACGGGACATAGCATGACGATTACGGCCCCGGTTCCGTTTTGA
- a CDS encoding alpha/beta fold hydrolase, with product MDPAPFQTEIADAPPPERVVWAHADDGTRLRLALWPAGPRGMVAIFPGRTEMIEKYGRVVTDLAQRGYGAAVIDWRGQGLSDRLPDKPLLGDVPDFADFQRDVATFRQMLDTHAAGAPRFALAHSMGGCIALRALINGFPARAVAFSAPMWGLPLTGALRRAFAAMRAALGMTRLDIREIPGAGIEFRLWENPFDNNDLTSDRTTYEWMQKQVQTCPELRLGAPSLRWLMAALAETTALGKLPAPALAAYCGLGTRERIVSGDAIQARMSAWPQGRLDMFDGALHELLMEQPKTRTDFLNQTCALFDTAPR from the coding sequence ATGGACCCCGCGCCATTCCAGACCGAAATAGCAGATGCGCCGCCTCCTGAACGGGTGGTCTGGGCGCATGCCGATGACGGAACGCGGTTGCGGCTGGCCCTGTGGCCGGCCGGTCCACGCGGCATGGTTGCCATATTTCCCGGCCGCACAGAAATGATCGAGAAATATGGCCGCGTTGTCACCGACCTTGCGCAGCGCGGATATGGCGCGGCCGTGATTGACTGGCGCGGCCAAGGGCTGTCCGACAGGCTGCCGGACAAGCCGCTATTGGGCGATGTCCCCGATTTCGCCGATTTTCAGCGCGATGTGGCCACCTTTCGCCAGATGCTGGATACGCATGCCGCAGGTGCCCCGCGCTTTGCATTGGCCCATTCGATGGGCGGGTGCATTGCATTGCGCGCGCTGATCAACGGGTTTCCCGCGCGCGCAGTCGCGTTCAGCGCGCCAATGTGGGGCCTGCCGCTGACCGGCGCGTTGCGCAGGGCCTTCGCTGCCATGCGGGCTGCATTGGGCATGACACGGCTGGACATACGCGAAATTCCCGGCGCGGGAATAGAATTCCGGCTGTGGGAAAACCCGTTCGATAACAATGATCTGACCAGTGATCGCACTACATATGAATGGATGCAGAAACAGGTTCAGACCTGCCCCGAATTGCGGCTGGGGGCACCATCGCTGCGCTGGCTGATGGCCGCGCTGGCCGAAACGACGGCCCTTGGCAAACTGCCCGCACCCGCATTGGCGGCCTATTGCGGGTTGGGCACGCGCGAACGCATTGTATCGGGCGATGCCATTCAGGCGCGCATGTCCGCATGGCCACAGGGCCGGTTGGACATGTTTGACGGGGCCTTGCATGAATTGCTGATGGAACAGCCGAAAACGCGCACGGATTTTCTGAACCAAACATGCGCCCTGTTCGACACAGCCCCGCGCTGA
- a CDS encoding arsenate reductase family protein has product MALTLYGIKTCDSCRKARKALPDAQFHDLRETPLDSATIARFLHAFGDALVNKSSTTWRGLSEHDRQRPAADLLADHPTLMKRPVIDTGDTLLLGWKPDVQAALGV; this is encoded by the coding sequence ATGGCACTGACACTCTATGGCATCAAAACCTGTGATAGCTGCCGCAAGGCCCGCAAGGCCCTGCCGGATGCGCAGTTTCACGACCTGCGCGAAACGCCACTGGACAGCGCGACAATCGCACGTTTTCTGCATGCCTTCGGGGATGCATTGGTCAACAAGTCATCAACCACATGGCGTGGGCTGTCCGAGCACGACAGACAACGGCCCGCCGCGGACCTTCTGGCCGATCACCCGACCTTGATGAAACGCCCCGTTATCGACACGGGCGACACCCTTTTGCTGGGCTGGAAACCGGATGTTCAGGCAGCCCTTGGCGTCTGA
- a CDS encoding YebC/PmpR family DNA-binding transcriptional regulator: protein MAGHSKWANIQHRKGRQDAVRAKLFSKLSKEITVAAKMGDPDPDKNPRLRLAVKEAKAVSMPKDNIERAIKKSQGGDAENYDEIRYEGYGPNGVAILVEAMTDNRNRTASNVRSTFSKNGGNLGETGSVAFMFDRKGQIFYPVSVGDADTVLLAAIDAGAEDVESNEDGHVIWCADTDLAAVSSALEDALGESESTKLVWKPQTTTELDLDGARTLMKLIDALEDDDDVQNVTANFEISDEVMAEL, encoded by the coding sequence ATGGCAGGCCATTCCAAATGGGCCAATATCCAGCATCGCAAGGGCCGTCAGGATGCGGTGCGTGCGAAGCTTTTTTCCAAACTGTCCAAGGAAATTACCGTGGCCGCCAAAATGGGCGACCCGGACCCTGACAAGAACCCGCGCCTGCGTCTGGCCGTGAAAGAGGCCAAGGCCGTTTCCATGCCCAAAGACAATATCGAGCGCGCGATCAAGAAATCGCAAGGCGGCGATGCGGAAAACTACGATGAAATCCGCTATGAGGGTTATGGCCCGAACGGCGTTGCAATCCTTGTCGAGGCGATGACCGACAACCGCAATCGCACCGCGTCGAATGTGCGGTCCACATTTTCCAAGAATGGCGGCAATCTGGGTGAAACCGGATCGGTGGCCTTCATGTTCGACCGCAAGGGCCAGATTTTCTATCCGGTCAGTGTGGGCGATGCCGATACCGTATTGCTGGCCGCAATCGATGCCGGTGCCGAAGACGTGGAAAGCAACGAGGACGGGCATGTCATCTGGTGTGCCGATACTGACCTTGCGGCCGTGTCATCCGCGCTGGAAGATGCCTTGGGCGAGTCTGAAAGCACCAAACTGGTCTGGAAGCCGCAAACCACCACAGAACTGGATCTGGATGGGGCGCGGACGCTGATGAAGCTGATTGATGCGCTGGAAGATGATGACGATGTCCAGAACGTCACGGCGAATTTTGAAATCTCGGACGAGGTGATGGCCGAATTGTAA
- a CDS encoding YbjN domain-containing protein, protein MRFAAISPVMALMGSFALAPATFAQSLIDAGDVDAIANIASGYGSATIQTDGVGDPQILGRINGVLYTVNFYGCTDGADCTTVQFQAGWKNPGELTLDDMNLWNQDKRFGKAYLDLENDPVIEWDVNLFGGVSAQNLDDTFDWWRIVLENFAADYF, encoded by the coding sequence ATGCGCTTCGCTGCAATTTCGCCAGTAATGGCATTGATGGGCAGTTTTGCCCTTGCCCCTGCAACCTTCGCCCAATCCCTGATCGATGCAGGCGATGTGGATGCTATTGCCAATATCGCAAGCGGCTATGGGTCAGCCACCATCCAGACCGACGGTGTCGGCGATCCGCAAATTCTGGGCCGGATCAACGGGGTTTTATATACGGTCAATTTTTATGGCTGCACCGACGGGGCAGATTGCACCACAGTTCAGTTTCAGGCGGGCTGGAAAAACCCCGGCGAACTTACACTGGATGACATGAACCTGTGGAATCAGGACAAGCGTTTTGGCAAGGCATATCTGGATCTGGAAAACGACCCTGTCATTGAATGGGACGTGAACCTGTTTGGCGGCGTCAGCGCGCAAAATCTGGACGACACATTCGACTGGTGGCGCATCGTGCTTGAAAATTTCGCGGCAGATTATTTCTGA
- a CDS encoding RNA-binding S4 domain-containing protein, whose translation MQDNTIRLDKWLWHARFVKTRSLAAKLVSGPGVRVNALPVSKPAAQVGAGDVLTFALGTRVVVVRVLACGVRRGPAPEAQALYEDMSPPPPPRDLSRPVPVAGGRPDKRDRRRFAASAPDRLD comes from the coding sequence ATGCAGGATAACACAATCCGTCTGGACAAATGGCTTTGGCACGCGCGGTTTGTCAAAACGCGGTCGCTTGCCGCCAAACTGGTGTCGGGGCCGGGGGTGCGGGTGAATGCCCTGCCGGTGTCGAAACCAGCGGCGCAGGTGGGCGCCGGTGATGTGCTGACATTTGCCTTGGGGACGCGTGTTGTCGTGGTGCGGGTGTTGGCCTGCGGTGTGCGTCGCGGCCCCGCACCTGAAGCGCAGGCGCTTTATGAAGATATGTCGCCCCCACCCCCGCCCAGGGATTTGTCGCGCCCCGTGCCCGTGGCTGGCGGGCGGCCTGACAAGCGCGACCGTCGCCGATTTGCCGCATCTGCACCAGATCGGCTTGATTGA
- a CDS encoding DEAD/DEAH box helicase translates to MTDFTMFGLRPVLMTSLEAQGFGTPTPIQARAIPMIMQGRDILGLAQTGTGKTLAFGLPVMHALLSGERPAPKTTSALILAPTRELVTQIATTLDNFARKTPLKVQRVVGGAGLNPQIQKLAKGCDILVATPGRLLDLLERRALTLHATQMLVLDEADQMLDLGFIHALRKIASLLPKERQTLMFSATMNKQMNEIADAYLDRPERIQVSAPGRPADKIDQSVHFVAQGEKARVLEGYLKAHPEELALVFSRTKHGAEKLMKLLNGWGIPAGSIHGNKSQGQRERTLQGFREGKVKVLVATDVAARGIDIPDMRHVYNYDLPEVPENYVHRIGRTARAGATGRALAFCAPAEMGDLRAIEKLMRIELAVAGGTPWADDLAGPARAAARKRGPQRGGGGRPQQRSGPSHDGGEGQNRKPRQKAFGKRTGSGKPAGQSGGKDRHRRSA, encoded by the coding sequence TTGACTGATTTTACCATGTTCGGGCTGCGCCCGGTGCTGATGACAAGCCTTGAAGCCCAAGGCTTTGGCACCCCCACCCCGATTCAGGCCCGCGCGATCCCGATGATCATGCAAGGCCGCGACATACTGGGGCTGGCCCAGACCGGCACCGGCAAAACGCTGGCCTTTGGCCTGCCCGTCATGCATGCCCTGCTGAGTGGCGAGCGGCCCGCGCCGAAAACCACAAGCGCGCTGATCCTTGCGCCCACACGCGAACTGGTGACCCAGATCGCGACAACACTCGACAACTTTGCCCGCAAGACCCCGCTGAAAGTTCAGCGCGTTGTCGGCGGTGCGGGGCTGAACCCGCAAATCCAGAAACTGGCCAAAGGCTGCGATATTCTGGTGGCAACACCGGGCCGTTTGCTGGACCTGCTGGAACGGCGCGCACTGACACTGCATGCAACGCAGATGCTGGTTCTGGACGAAGCCGACCAGATGCTTGACCTGGGCTTCATCCATGCGCTGCGTAAAATTGCATCCCTGCTGCCGAAAGAACGCCAGACGCTGATGTTCTCGGCGACGATGAACAAGCAGATGAACGAAATTGCCGATGCCTATCTGGACCGGCCAGAGCGTATTCAGGTGTCCGCACCGGGCCGCCCTGCCGACAAGATTGACCAATCCGTGCATTTTGTGGCGCAAGGCGAGAAAGCGCGCGTGCTGGAAGGGTATCTGAAAGCCCATCCCGAAGAACTGGCGCTGGTCTTTTCACGCACCAAACACGGTGCCGAAAAACTGATGAAACTGCTGAACGGCTGGGGCATTCCGGCCGGGTCCATTCACGGCAACAAAAGCCAAGGGCAACGCGAACGCACCTTGCAGGGGTTCCGCGAAGGCAAGGTCAAGGTGCTGGTCGCCACGGATGTGGCCGCACGCGGCATCGACATTCCCGACATGCGCCATGTCTATAACTATGATCTGCCGGAAGTGCCGGAAAACTACGTCCACCGCATTGGCCGCACAGCCCGTGCAGGTGCGACTGGCCGCGCGCTTGCATTTTGCGCGCCCGCCGAAATGGGGGACCTGCGCGCCATCGAAAAGCTGATGCGCATTGAACTGGCTGTGGCCGGTGGCACCCCATGGGCCGACGATCTGGCAGGCCCCGCCCGCGCCGCTGCGCGCAAGCGCGGCCCGCAGCGTGGCGGTGGTGGCCGCCCGCAGCAGCGCTCGGGTCCGTCACATGATGGCGGCGAAGGTCAAAACCGCAAGCCACGCCAAAAAGCCTTTGGCAAACGGACGGGGTCGGGCAAACCCGCCGGACAATCCGGCGGCAAGGACCGCCACCGCCGGTCTGCCTGA
- a CDS encoding cold-shock protein, whose product MPTGTVKWFNTTKGFGFIAPDGGGKDVFVHISAVERAGLTGLADNQKIEYELSAGRDGRESASDLKLL is encoded by the coding sequence ATGCCCACAGGCACAGTCAAATGGTTCAATACTACCAAAGGTTTCGGTTTCATCGCGCCTGACGGGGGCGGCAAGGACGTATTCGTGCATATTTCCGCCGTGGAGCGTGCAGGACTTACCGGTCTGGCCGATAACCAGAAGATTGAATATGAGTTGAGCGCCGGACGCGACGGGCGTGAATCGGCAAGCGATCTGAAGCTTCTATAG
- a CDS encoding tetratricopeptide repeat protein yields MTIRRIILNPVVAAFVLLAHPALADTQGNDTSELLEKLREPDLENWQRVERQLFREWSRSGSASADLLLQRGRAALQRGDASAAIEHLSALIDHAPDFAEGWNTRATAWFMARNYGLALNDIRETLARNPNHFAALIGLGRIMEDLERYDDARRAWDAAAAIHPHRRDVKAALERLDRKLQGTSL; encoded by the coding sequence ATGACCATTCGGCGCATCATTCTCAATCCTGTCGTTGCGGCATTTGTTTTGCTGGCGCATCCCGCTTTGGCGGACACACAGGGCAATGACACGTCAGAATTGCTGGAAAAGCTGCGCGAACCGGATCTGGAAAACTGGCAACGTGTGGAGCGGCAGTTGTTTCGCGAATGGTCGCGGTCGGGGTCGGCAAGTGCCGATTTGCTGCTGCAACGCGGGCGTGCAGCGCTGCAACGTGGTGATGCGTCAGCGGCGATCGAGCATCTTTCAGCGCTAATTGATCACGCGCCGGATTTTGCCGAAGGGTGGAACACGCGCGCCACGGCTTGGTTTATGGCGCGAAATTACGGGCTTGCGCTGAACGACATCCGCGAAACGCTGGCCCGCAATCCCAACCATTTTGCCGCGCTGATCGGCCTTGGCCGGATTATGGAAGACCTTGAGCGCTATGATGACGCACGCCGCGCATGGGATGCGGCGGCGGCTATACATCCCCACCGTCGTGACGTAAAAGCAGCGCTGGAACGACTTGACAGAAAGTTGCAGGGCACCTCCCTCTAA